DNA sequence from the Rubrivirga sp. SAORIC476 genome:
AAACTGGGACGAGCCCTAGCTGCCGTAGATGAACCGAAGGGCCGTGCTGATCACCTGATCGGCCCCGAAGATGAAGATCGAGATCGCCAGCGACGACGCGAGCGTGAGCACGGTGTTGCTGATGAGCTCCTTGCGCTTGGGCCAGTTGACCTTGCGCATCTCCTTGCGGACCTCGACGACGTAGTTGCCGAGGGCGCCGCCGGGGACCTTTGTCTGCGTCTCTGTCGCCATGTCAGGGC
Encoded proteins:
- the secE gene encoding preprotein translocase subunit SecE yields the protein MATETQTKVPGGALGNYVVEVRKEMRKVNWPKRKELISNTVLTLASSLAISIFIFGADQVISTALRFIYGS